One window of Candidatus Nitrospira kreftii genomic DNA carries:
- a CDS encoding hypothetical protein (conserved exported protein of unknown function) — translation MRRRESFVCLCLLLLSSLATSVIASEPADPESAIRQMVRANAEKDLPTLSRLMAHDADITSYSVGGRKYVGWPEFEREMREEFVNTKKIEIPITELKVWTKGDLAWFTMELDYIRYVSEGSEVKRTVLPLRETGVLERRAGRWQLLSWHESFRSAQLGGPLASPSASAGSHRLVSDAVTTAMPDVSGEWEILEVEDEKRYKATLDKSGNGPYTQHGGRFVTTNFADRLWQGTWQQPGNDREGGFEVLLAEDGTAAKGIWWYTRVGNHKNIPPREHGGTYEWKKLTPKPAHAQ, via the coding sequence ATGCGTCGTCGGGAGTCGTTCGTCTGCCTATGCCTCCTTCTACTTTCTAGTCTCGCAACTTCAGTTATCGCCTCAGAACCCGCTGACCCAGAGAGTGCCATCCGCCAGATGGTGCGAGCCAACGCCGAAAAAGATCTCCCAACGCTGTCTCGCCTCATGGCACATGATGCCGACATCACCAGTTATTCCGTCGGCGGACGAAAGTACGTCGGTTGGCCTGAGTTCGAGCGCGAAATGCGTGAAGAGTTCGTCAACACCAAGAAAATCGAGATTCCCATTACCGAACTCAAGGTCTGGACGAAAGGTGACTTGGCCTGGTTTACAATGGAGCTCGACTATATCCGCTATGTGAGCGAGGGATCAGAGGTCAAGCGAACCGTGCTCCCGCTGAGAGAAACCGGCGTGCTTGAGCGTCGCGCGGGCCGGTGGCAGTTGTTGTCGTGGCATGAATCGTTTCGATCGGCTCAGCTGGGTGGTCCACTTGCCTCCCCCTCAGCAAGCGCCGGATCGCATCGTCTCGTCAGCGATGCCGTCACGACGGCGATGCCGGATGTGAGCGGGGAATGGGAAATTCTCGAAGTCGAGGACGAAAAACGATACAAAGCAACATTGGATAAGAGTGGGAATGGCCCCTATACCCAGCACGGTGGACGCTTCGTGACCACCAACTTCGCCGACCGACTCTGGCAGGGTACGTGGCAACAACCCGGCAACGATCGTGAAGGTGGATTTGAAGTTCTTCTGGCAGAGGACGGCACTGCGGCGAAGGGAATCTGGTGGTACACGCGTGTGGGCAACCACAAAAATATTCCCCCTCGGGAACATGGCGGCACCTATGAATGGAAGAAACTGACGCCGAAACCGGCACATGCCCAATGA
- a CDS encoding hypothetical protein (conserved protein of unknown function) — translation MRGFLISLITALFMVTSAYADGGHNHHAVPTLKKQVGSKITYGENTATLTFGPIDLPAGHTEGDMGDSMPRFNFQLPEDKYLIGFKSALSTVDGKELPRNYLHHILMINNTQPSLSCPGEPLFFGGAGLEMAETQFPQGYGVKLDKNDKLMTVVAFYHGAPPTKNVIATFTMYFAPKSKPVQAMNIYQVGVNIVCFTKFGDRPADQTDEGIEIRHGVQVHTAPLKFSTDGCVKFAYPHGHDELLMIALENKTKKQTLLRTVPDVERDGTLREFLPHQVYKDGQGFTISKDDDYEMVMVHHHPLQKTEFQHGMGNYLLYMTPGSCSQQSASAAD, via the coding sequence ATGCGCGGATTCCTCATCTCTCTGATTACTGCCCTATTCATGGTTACGTCAGCTTATGCGGATGGAGGACACAACCACCATGCCGTGCCTACGTTGAAAAAACAGGTAGGTTCAAAGATCACCTATGGAGAAAACACGGCGACTTTGACCTTCGGCCCCATCGATCTTCCGGCTGGCCATACTGAAGGCGACATGGGTGACTCCATGCCTCGCTTCAACTTTCAGCTGCCTGAAGATAAGTATTTAATCGGCTTCAAGTCGGCCCTTTCCACGGTCGACGGGAAGGAATTACCTCGAAACTACCTCCACCACATCCTGATGATCAATAACACCCAGCCCAGCTTGTCCTGCCCCGGTGAACCACTTTTCTTCGGCGGAGCCGGACTCGAGATGGCCGAGACTCAATTTCCACAGGGCTACGGTGTCAAGCTGGACAAAAATGATAAGCTCATGACGGTCGTCGCGTTCTATCATGGCGCTCCGCCTACCAAGAACGTGATTGCAACCTTTACGATGTACTTCGCACCGAAATCAAAACCGGTCCAAGCGATGAACATCTATCAGGTAGGGGTCAACATCGTCTGCTTCACGAAGTTCGGCGACCGTCCTGCCGATCAGACCGACGAAGGTATCGAGATTAGGCATGGAGTCCAAGTGCATACGGCGCCATTAAAGTTTTCCACCGACGGCTGTGTCAAGTTTGCCTATCCGCACGGTCACGACGAGTTGCTCATGATTGCCTTAGAGAATAAGACAAAGAAACAGACTCTACTCAGGACTGTGCCGGATGTTGAACGGGATGGAACGCTCCGCGAATTCTTACCGCATCAAGTCTATAAAGACGGCCAGGGATTTACTATCTCCAAAGACGATGATTATGAAATGGTCATGGTCCATCACCACCCTCTTCAGAAAACTGAATTCCAGCATGGGATGGGTAACTATTTGCTCTACATGACCCCTGGCTCATGCTCGCAGCAGAGCGCTTCCGCCGCCGATTAG
- a CDS encoding hypothetical protein (conserved protein of unknown function), whose protein sequence is MMDMVTVSPRFRAGIVGESTNDEAYGVLSGEDRLVREIMTRTVVVADSSMLLEDAGETIRNQTTSILVVYAGGEPAHALTELDLTSDNIGRESRSSSGTLQEIIKCRVSVRCHEDAILADAMHAMIKHRTSHVPVVDSQGGLVGALSLVDAVGAISPPAAELWLTKMRGWSVTPPPSQK, encoded by the coding sequence ATGATGGATATGGTTACAGTCTCTCCACGCTTTCGTGCCGGTATCGTTGGGGAATCTACGAATGATGAAGCCTACGGTGTCCTGAGCGGAGAAGACCGCCTCGTGCGAGAAATTATGACGCGCACGGTCGTCGTCGCTGATTCCAGTATGCTGTTAGAAGACGCGGGCGAAACCATCAGAAATCAGACGACGTCCATTCTGGTTGTCTACGCGGGTGGAGAACCGGCCCATGCGCTGACGGAACTGGATCTAACGAGTGACAACATTGGTCGAGAAAGTCGTTCCAGCTCGGGCACACTTCAGGAGATTATCAAATGCCGGGTATCTGTTCGATGTCATGAGGATGCCATTCTGGCCGACGCAATGCATGCGATGATCAAGCACCGCACCAGCCATGTACCGGTCGTCGATTCACAGGGCGGCTTAGTTGGCGCGCTGTCACTGGTCGACGCCGTGGGCGCTATCTCACCACCAGCTGCGGAACTCTGGTTGACAAAGATGCGCGGCTGGTCTGTGACGCCACCTCCATCGCAAAAATAA
- a CDS encoding hypothetical protein (conserved protein of unknown function), which yields MNSGMGLGDANCSVRLFFGSLLLVFCDGCTLISDFTRQHSTETGVRQCSAPPEQVELRKIPLTVFEHRRSDRLARESTGRMPTSFSWRAIQTAQVIDVLSLLNQFEILEERSINSASDALRLQAVHQEILSRVILAMLEVSSAVAKTTCEIERSSQVVDRLRVVENDQIRRQTLLAIIVGAAAAVASGGLAIADISGVGEGIVSIIGGTVAGALGVSALYHETEESFRHPDNILREIWEDTEDPVYLPPSIWRFLRRPMREGESPRTYRDETVAGWRKEGRLGDEGSELEATRAQLFFGDGGVYTTNDLQRRTQMLDSLRATVLLLNQDLEHLVRELMIQSSLSKPLRKRPVRG from the coding sequence ATGAACAGTGGCATGGGGTTAGGGGACGCAAACTGTAGTGTGCGGTTGTTTTTCGGCTCCTTATTGCTGGTCTTCTGTGACGGCTGCACCCTCATTTCGGATTTCACCAGACAACATTCCACGGAGACCGGCGTACGACAGTGTAGCGCTCCTCCCGAACAGGTTGAACTTCGAAAAATTCCCCTGACGGTATTCGAACACCGGCGTAGCGACCGGTTAGCCAGGGAATCCACCGGGCGCATGCCGACGTCGTTCTCGTGGCGTGCTATTCAGACGGCTCAGGTGATTGATGTGCTCTCTCTCCTCAATCAGTTCGAAATTCTAGAGGAGCGATCAATCAATTCAGCTTCAGACGCGCTTCGCTTACAGGCGGTGCACCAGGAGATCCTTAGTCGCGTGATACTCGCGATGCTGGAAGTGTCAAGTGCCGTAGCGAAAACCACCTGTGAAATTGAGCGATCCTCACAGGTCGTGGACCGTCTCCGAGTGGTTGAGAACGATCAGATCAGACGACAAACGCTGCTTGCCATTATCGTTGGTGCAGCAGCAGCGGTTGCGTCGGGAGGTCTCGCGATCGCCGATATCAGTGGAGTAGGCGAAGGCATTGTCTCTATCATTGGTGGGACCGTAGCCGGAGCGCTCGGTGTCAGTGCACTGTATCACGAAACCGAGGAATCCTTCCGACATCCCGATAACATCTTGCGGGAAATCTGGGAGGACACGGAAGATCCGGTGTACCTACCGCCGTCCATCTGGCGCTTTCTGCGGAGACCAATGCGCGAAGGCGAAAGCCCACGAACTTACCGAGACGAAACTGTTGCCGGGTGGAGGAAGGAGGGACGACTCGGAGACGAAGGATCTGAGTTAGAAGCGACTCGCGCCCAATTATTCTTTGGTGATGGAGGGGTGTACACAACCAATGACCTTCAGCGGCGGACGCAGATGCTGGATTCGCTTCGAGCCACCGTGCTGCTGTTGAACCAAGATCTGGAACACCTGGTCAGAGAGCTGATGATCCAATCCTCTTTAAGTAAACCGTTGCGAAAAAGGCCGGTGAGGGGCTGA
- a CDS encoding LuxR family response regulator, which produces MSLLRPTVLIADDHPLVAEGLQQLLESDFEILGTVGNGDELVQQAQSLRPDIVLLDAVMPPDNGFSTARRLKETVPHCRVIFVTMLDEPTHVSEAFRVGAKGYVLKQSITSDLINAMRAVLRNEQYLSPGIMGEVRESIEYPWTKPGGFTVQLTERQRQILQLLSRGDSTKVIAGTLKISPKTVLFHKTSIFRKIGVRSPSDLTKFALTHGLTSLSTSKRDH; this is translated from the coding sequence ATGTCGCTGCTCAGGCCAACAGTCCTCATTGCCGATGACCATCCGCTTGTGGCTGAAGGGCTCCAACAGCTGCTCGAGTCTGACTTTGAAATCCTGGGAACAGTGGGTAACGGCGATGAGTTAGTGCAACAGGCGCAATCGTTGCGACCTGACATCGTTCTGCTCGATGCCGTGATGCCTCCTGACAATGGCTTCAGCACGGCAAGACGCCTGAAAGAAACCGTACCTCACTGCCGAGTTATTTTCGTGACGATGCTTGATGAGCCGACGCACGTGAGTGAGGCATTTCGTGTCGGGGCCAAGGGGTATGTGTTAAAACAATCCATCACGTCAGATCTGATCAACGCTATGCGGGCCGTGCTCCGTAATGAGCAGTATCTCTCCCCAGGGATTATGGGGGAAGTTCGTGAATCGATAGAATACCCCTGGACCAAACCCGGCGGATTTACCGTTCAACTGACTGAGCGACAACGTCAGATCCTTCAGCTTCTCTCCCGGGGCGATTCCACAAAAGTGATCGCAGGAACGCTGAAGATTTCTCCCAAGACCGTCCTGTTTCACAAAACCAGCATCTTTAGGAAGATAGGAGTGCGGTCACCCAGCGACCTCACGAAGTTCGCTCTCACCCACGGGCTAACATCCCTTTCGACTTCGAAACGAGATCATTAA
- a CDS encoding Response regulator containing a CheY-like receiver domain and an HTH DNA-binding domain protein: protein MKPRLLIADDHLLVAEGIQKLLESDMDVVGIHSDGRSLVRAVSETHPDLIIIDISLPLLNGLDAAKQIKQSNPKTKMLMLTMHADQAFVVEAFRVGVAGYVLKQSLSNELQHAVKEVLKGNTYISPSVAQGLVEHMNRPAQVKKGEAEGNGFDHTLSPRQREVLQLVAEGRSTKEIAAILNVSTKTVEFHRTRIMKELGLKTRPELTKYAIANGIITLQAVAPTNT, encoded by the coding sequence ATGAAACCACGACTATTGATCGCGGATGACCATCTGTTAGTAGCAGAGGGTATTCAAAAGCTTCTTGAATCAGACATGGATGTTGTGGGCATTCATTCGGATGGTCGGTCTCTTGTCAGAGCCGTTTCGGAGACTCACCCCGATTTGATCATCATCGACATCTCGTTACCATTGCTGAACGGTTTGGATGCGGCTAAACAGATCAAACAGTCGAACCCGAAGACCAAGATGCTGATGCTGACGATGCATGCCGACCAGGCTTTTGTGGTGGAGGCCTTCCGCGTCGGTGTGGCCGGGTATGTGCTGAAGCAATCGCTCTCCAATGAACTGCAGCATGCAGTCAAAGAGGTTCTGAAAGGTAACACGTATATTTCTCCGAGCGTGGCCCAAGGCCTTGTGGAACATATGAACCGGCCGGCGCAGGTGAAGAAAGGGGAGGCTGAGGGAAACGGGTTCGATCATACATTAAGCCCACGACAGCGTGAGGTTCTCCAGTTGGTCGCCGAGGGGCGCTCTACAAAAGAAATCGCCGCCATTCTGAACGTCTCGACAAAGACGGTGGAGTTCCACCGCACTCGCATTATGAAGGAGCTTGGTCTGAAGACTCGCCCGGAGCTGACTAAATACGCCATCGCCAACGGCATCATCACCCTTCAAGCCGTGGCACCTACCAATACCTGA
- a CDS encoding hypothetical protein (conserved protein of unknown function): protein MPRGDKSKYTGKQKRKAAKIEDGYRRRGVPEDEAERRAWATVNKMDKGGKRSGGSGRGKAVDKSPARKGGRKGGQATTARSKDRKTKR from the coding sequence ATGCCGCGAGGAGACAAATCAAAGTATACGGGGAAGCAGAAAAGGAAGGCCGCCAAGATTGAAGATGGTTATCGTCGCAGGGGTGTCCCCGAAGACGAAGCCGAACGTCGCGCATGGGCCACCGTGAACAAAATGGACAAGGGCGGGAAGAGGTCGGGTGGCTCTGGGCGAGGAAAAGCGGTCGACAAAAGCCCAGCCCGTAAGGGTGGTCGAAAAGGAGGACAGGCTACAACGGCACGAAGTAAAGACCGCAAGACGAAGCGCTGA
- a CDS encoding hypothetical protein (conserved membrane protein of unknown function) — MVSWPDAEVWALLGLIVGAMVLGGVVGLDRELANRSAGLRTHMLVAGAAAVFVMLGEILLRGYDRGIEPDILRSDPLRLIGAVITGVSFLGAGTIIKKTGADQGDGVEGLTTAASLLMSAAIGMTIALRQFWLAIGVVGITLATLRLLRWLQEWAGWRC, encoded by the coding sequence GTGGTGAGTTGGCCAGACGCAGAAGTGTGGGCTCTACTGGGTTTGATTGTTGGGGCGATGGTCTTGGGGGGTGTGGTAGGGCTTGATCGGGAACTGGCCAACAGATCGGCCGGATTGCGAACGCATATGCTTGTAGCAGGAGCTGCCGCGGTTTTTGTGATGTTAGGCGAGATTCTCCTCCGAGGCTATGACCGTGGCATCGAGCCCGACATTCTTCGTTCTGATCCGCTTCGGCTCATTGGGGCGGTGATAACCGGAGTCAGTTTCCTTGGGGCCGGTACAATCATTAAAAAGACCGGTGCGGATCAAGGCGATGGTGTGGAGGGCTTGACGACGGCTGCATCTCTCTTGATGTCGGCCGCGATTGGGATGACCATCGCCTTGAGACAATTTTGGTTAGCCATCGGCGTGGTGGGCATTACGCTCGCGACGCTACGACTATTGCGATGGCTTCAGGAATGGGCCGGTTGGCGATGCTAA
- a CDS encoding hypothetical protein (conserved protein of unknown function) translates to MKNVMIWTIGLILLGSVGCQSMTGKTAGRTMSDAGITASVQSKLTADSVSNFSRIDVDTERGIVTLNGVVQTAQERERAGRLAKEADGIRGLNNNLQIQSQSPQSMN, encoded by the coding sequence ATGAAGAATGTAATGATATGGACTATCGGATTGATATTGCTGGGGTCGGTAGGCTGTCAGTCGATGACCGGCAAGACGGCAGGACGAACAATGAGCGATGCGGGCATTACGGCATCCGTCCAGTCGAAACTAACGGCCGATAGCGTATCCAATTTCTCACGGATTGATGTGGATACGGAACGAGGAATCGTCACATTAAACGGAGTCGTTCAAACCGCACAGGAGAGAGAACGAGCAGGCCGTTTGGCGAAAGAGGCAGATGGGATCAGGGGGTTGAACAACAACCTACAGATCCAGAGCCAGTCACCGCAATCGATGAACTAG
- a CDS encoding hypothetical protein (conserved protein of unknown function) produces MTHSSDNGDWGICMECKWWQVEPGASIDKETLGFCIDEDLQSYRLSITGNGGCNRFVQGAPAQGSGSSRQPPEATPSR; encoded by the coding sequence ATGACGCACTCGTCCGACAACGGAGACTGGGGGATCTGCATGGAGTGCAAGTGGTGGCAAGTTGAGCCAGGCGCCAGTATTGACAAAGAAACGTTAGGATTTTGCATCGACGAAGATTTGCAATCCTATCGCCTCAGTATCACAGGGAATGGTGGGTGCAATCGATTTGTCCAGGGTGCGCCGGCGCAAGGCAGCGGCTCAAGTCGCCAGCCTCCGGAAGCGACTCCGAGTCGGTGA
- a CDS encoding hypothetical protein (conserved protein of unknown function), whose amino-acid sequence MSNDAMMTAEPSTDLLNVLKEEHQSVKELFERFEQSADGEERTEIIKTAINELEVHAELEEKIVYPAFRAHMEEDDLINGALEEHHIVHILIKELKGTRGNTGRRDAKFTVLMENIKHHIQEEEERLFAESLILDLDWDALSAKVEKKRAQLTSQKQPLKRKR is encoded by the coding sequence ATGAGCAACGACGCAATGATGACCGCAGAACCTTCAACTGATCTTCTTAATGTGTTGAAGGAGGAGCATCAGAGTGTCAAAGAACTTTTTGAACGATTTGAACAGTCGGCAGATGGGGAAGAGCGCACGGAAATCATTAAGACGGCGATCAACGAATTAGAAGTACACGCCGAGCTGGAAGAGAAAATCGTGTATCCCGCTTTTCGAGCTCACATGGAAGAAGACGACCTCATCAACGGGGCACTTGAGGAACACCATATCGTGCACATCCTCATCAAAGAATTGAAGGGAACGCGCGGAAACACGGGGCGAAGAGACGCGAAGTTCACCGTTCTTATGGAAAATATCAAACACCACATTCAGGAAGAAGAGGAGCGTCTATTTGCCGAATCCCTCATTCTGGATCTGGATTGGGATGCCCTGTCGGCGAAAGTGGAAAAGAAGAGGGCTCAACTGACATCGCAGAAACAACCGCTGAAGAGAAAGCGCTAG
- a CDS encoding hypothetical protein (conserved exported protein of unknown function), producing the protein MIGSKAVKPVPMLLFLAAMTACAEWTSDPGTFDHATASPLAETKADHPMTASSEALPNNGVQHEQVLLTGSTVVMGTVTGIRSHQIEVEYQDSLQPRFLPLNQAQQKGMKGIVGEKVEMVFNEQDVLIDFHPLGPLEGEHKIITGMIEQSMPIGQERVVIRTNRNQTESFFVRPLARSKMASMPIRVPAVFLADETGNIIDVTFESEDAVEQASHEYSHMSQPKSAHIRIDDVIFESIINNTITIETAVGTKRTYPVRPLVENEIKAFKRGEHLTLLIDSDNYVIDVAKPRMQY; encoded by the coding sequence ATGATCGGATCGAAAGCAGTCAAGCCTGTCCCAATGCTGCTGTTTCTAGCCGCGATGACCGCGTGCGCAGAATGGACGAGTGATCCTGGAACATTTGATCATGCCACGGCGTCTCCACTAGCTGAAACAAAGGCCGATCACCCAATGACTGCTTCGAGTGAAGCCCTTCCAAATAATGGAGTGCAACATGAACAAGTTCTCTTAACGGGATCGACCGTCGTGATGGGAACGGTCACGGGGATCAGGAGTCATCAAATCGAGGTGGAGTACCAAGATTCTCTTCAACCGCGTTTTCTTCCTCTTAATCAAGCACAACAAAAGGGAATGAAGGGCATAGTGGGAGAGAAGGTGGAAATGGTTTTCAATGAGCAAGATGTCCTCATTGACTTTCACCCGCTGGGACCTCTGGAAGGAGAACATAAGATCATCACGGGGATGATCGAGCAATCCATGCCGATCGGCCAGGAACGAGTCGTGATCAGGACCAACAGGAACCAAACGGAGAGCTTCTTCGTAAGGCCGCTTGCTCGGAGCAAGATGGCGTCAATGCCCATTCGAGTTCCCGCGGTTTTTCTTGCTGATGAAACCGGAAACATTATCGATGTCACGTTCGAAAGTGAAGATGCGGTGGAGCAGGCCTCACATGAATACTCGCACATGTCCCAACCGAAGTCTGCGCATATACGAATCGACGATGTCATATTCGAATCGATTATCAATAACACCATCACCATCGAGACCGCCGTTGGCACGAAACGAACGTATCCAGTGCGACCGCTCGTCGAGAATGAGATCAAGGCGTTCAAACGAGGAGAGCATCTGACACTTTTGATCGATTCCGATAATTATGTGATCGATGTGGCCAAGCCGCGGATGCAATATTAA